From Streptomyces sp. TLI_235, a single genomic window includes:
- a CDS encoding L-2,4-diaminobutyrate decarboxylase, whose product MSFRGHTVEPSAGSTATLDDARSHLFNERTLEAYRESLRAGVDTVAAKIAATTRPFTGTTPDRLAPEISGIDLERPLGDPAEALAELEDVYLRDAVYFHHPRYLAHLNCPVVIPALLGEAVLTAVNSSLDTWDQSAGGTLIERRLIDWTTERIGLGPDADGVFTSGGTQSNFQALLLAREEACAALAAAAHTPPAKHELLPKLRIIASEASHFSVKKSAKLLGLGMDAVISVETDRGRRMKPEALARELARCTAEGLTVMAVVATAGTTDFGSIDPLPEIAGLCAAAGTWMHVDAAYGCGLLASPTRRHLLDGIERADSVTVDYHKSFFQPVSSSAVLVRDSTVLRHATYYADYLNPARMAERRIPNQVDKSIQTTRRFDALKLWLTLRIMGADAIGLLFDEVVDRAAAAWEMLTEDPRFEVVTKSQLSTVVFRWLPPAGPPRELADEANLYAREALAASGEAVVAGTRVDGAHYLKFTLLNPETTLDDIAHVLDLLAEHAGRYVNDRTAAAAELCPAAV is encoded by the coding sequence ATGAGTTTCCGGGGCCACACCGTCGAGCCGTCGGCAGGCAGTACCGCCACCCTGGATGACGCCAGATCACACCTGTTCAACGAGCGCACGCTGGAGGCCTACCGCGAGTCGCTGCGGGCCGGTGTCGACACCGTCGCCGCGAAGATCGCCGCCACCACCCGCCCGTTCACCGGGACGACCCCGGACCGGCTGGCCCCGGAGATATCCGGCATCGACCTCGAGCGCCCGCTCGGCGACCCGGCCGAGGCGCTCGCCGAGCTGGAGGACGTCTACCTCCGCGACGCCGTGTACTTCCACCACCCGCGGTACCTCGCCCACCTCAACTGCCCGGTGGTGATCCCCGCCCTGCTCGGCGAGGCCGTCCTCACCGCCGTCAACTCCTCGCTGGACACCTGGGACCAGAGCGCCGGCGGCACCCTCATCGAGCGCCGCCTGATCGACTGGACGACCGAGCGGATCGGCCTCGGCCCGGACGCCGACGGTGTCTTCACCAGCGGCGGCACCCAGTCCAACTTCCAGGCCCTGCTGCTCGCCCGCGAGGAGGCCTGCGCCGCCCTCGCGGCCGCCGCCCACACCCCGCCGGCCAAGCACGAGCTGCTGCCGAAGCTGCGGATCATCGCCTCCGAGGCCAGCCACTTCAGCGTCAAGAAGTCCGCCAAGCTGCTCGGCCTCGGCATGGACGCCGTGATCTCCGTGGAGACCGACCGCGGCCGCCGGATGAAGCCCGAGGCGCTCGCCCGGGAACTCGCCCGCTGCACGGCCGAGGGCCTGACCGTGATGGCCGTCGTCGCCACCGCCGGCACCACCGACTTCGGCTCCATCGACCCGCTGCCCGAGATCGCCGGCCTCTGCGCCGCCGCGGGCACCTGGATGCACGTGGACGCCGCCTACGGCTGCGGCCTGCTCGCCTCCCCCACCCGCCGGCACCTGCTGGACGGCATCGAGCGGGCCGACTCCGTCACCGTCGACTACCACAAGTCCTTCTTCCAGCCGGTGAGTTCCTCGGCCGTGCTGGTCCGCGACAGCACCGTGCTGCGGCACGCCACCTACTACGCGGACTACCTCAACCCGGCCCGGATGGCCGAGCGGCGGATCCCCAACCAGGTCGACAAGAGCATCCAGACCACCCGCCGCTTCGACGCCCTCAAGCTCTGGCTGACCCTGCGCATCATGGGCGCCGACGCGATCGGCCTGCTCTTCGACGAGGTCGTCGACCGGGCCGCCGCGGCCTGGGAGATGCTCACCGAGGACCCGCGCTTCGAGGTCGTCACCAAGTCGCAGCTGTCCACCGTCGTCTTCCGCTGGCTGCCGCCCGCCGGCCCGCCCCGCGAACTCGCCGACGAGGCCAACCTGTACGCCCGCGAGGCACTCGCCGCCTCCGGCGAGGCCGTCGTCGCCGGCACCAGGGTCGACGGCGCCCACTACCTCAAGTTCACCCTGCTCAACCCGGAGACCACGCTGGACGACATCGCGCACGTCCTCGACCTCCTCGCGGAGCACGCCGGCCGGTACGTCAACGACCGGACGGCCGCCGCCGCCGAACTCTGCCCCGCCGCGGTCTGA
- a CDS encoding NADPH-dependent ferric siderophore reductase codes for MASASGTAAQYGFFEAEVVRTLRLGPTMLRVTFGGGRLTGFASGGRDQSFSLFLPHPGQGAPVLPIEAGEDWFGAWRALDEDVRAVMRSYTIREQRRSPDELDVDFVLHGLHGPDSPGAAGPAASWAAKAAPGDRVVLLGPAVEDNRSVCFRPPTGTDWVLVAADETALPAAGGILDWLPPTTRTRVWIEVPHAADIQDLTAGPEVEITWLVRESGATPLLDAVRAADLPGGTPYAWIAGESGSIRALRRHLVGERGMDKASVTFAGYWRRGASEEQLRLEAASGAVPEED; via the coding sequence ATGGCCAGCGCTTCCGGGACAGCGGCGCAGTACGGGTTCTTCGAGGCCGAGGTGGTCCGCACCCTCCGGCTGGGGCCCACGATGCTGCGGGTCACCTTCGGCGGCGGGCGGTTGACGGGCTTCGCCTCGGGCGGCCGGGACCAGAGCTTCTCGCTCTTCCTGCCGCACCCCGGGCAGGGCGCCCCGGTGCTGCCGATCGAGGCGGGCGAGGACTGGTTCGGCGCCTGGCGGGCGCTGGACGAGGACGTCCGGGCGGTGATGCGCTCGTACACGATCCGCGAGCAGCGCCGCAGCCCGGACGAACTGGACGTCGACTTCGTGCTGCACGGGCTGCACGGACCCGACTCGCCCGGTGCCGCGGGCCCGGCGGCCTCGTGGGCGGCGAAGGCCGCGCCGGGCGACCGGGTGGTCCTGCTCGGCCCGGCGGTCGAGGACAACCGCAGTGTCTGCTTCCGGCCGCCGACCGGCACCGACTGGGTTCTGGTCGCCGCGGACGAGACGGCGCTGCCCGCCGCCGGCGGGATCCTGGACTGGCTGCCGCCGACCACCCGGACCCGGGTGTGGATCGAGGTCCCGCACGCCGCGGACATCCAGGACCTGACGGCCGGGCCCGAGGTGGAGATCACCTGGCTGGTCCGGGAGAGCGGGGCGACCCCGCTGCTGGACGCCGTCCGGGCGGCCGACCTGCCGGGGGGCACCCCGTACGCCTGGATCGCCGGCGAGTCCGGGAGCATCCGGGCACTGCGCCGGCACCTGGTCGGCGAGCGCGGCATGGACAAGGCCTCGGTGACCTTCGCCGGTTACTGGCGGCGCGGTGCCTCCGAGGAGCAGCTACGCCTGGAGGCGGCGTCCGGCGCGGTACCCGAAGAGGACTGA
- a CDS encoding iron complex transport system substrate-binding protein: MPRSRTAVSLSRRGLLAAGGATALGAVLAACGSGGGSGSDGASGSSAKPTGAGPWSFTDDRKKEVTARSAPARVVAYTGTAAALVDFGLDQQIVGVFGETKTADGKADPTAGDLKVDKVEILGNVWGEFSVEKYAALRPELLVTHMYDPDSLWYVPDESKDKILQLAPSVAITTARVPMTKPIERYAALAESLGADLKAQKVADAKARFEKAAEELRQAAKASGGIKVMACSGSADVFYVSNPKVSTDLMYFAELGVDIVVPTKLEAGDYFEALSWENAGKFPADLLLLDNRSTALQPKDLGAKPAWGRLPAVKAGQVVGWDAVPRFSYAGAAPLLENLAKAIRNAKKVS, encoded by the coding sequence ATGCCGCGTTCCAGAACTGCCGTCTCCCTCTCCCGTCGCGGCCTGCTGGCCGCCGGTGGCGCCACCGCGCTCGGTGCCGTGCTCGCCGCCTGCGGCAGCGGCGGCGGTTCGGGATCCGACGGCGCGTCGGGCTCCTCCGCGAAGCCCACCGGCGCCGGCCCGTGGTCGTTCACCGACGACCGCAAGAAGGAGGTCACCGCCAGGTCCGCGCCGGCGCGGGTCGTGGCGTACACCGGCACCGCGGCCGCCCTGGTGGACTTCGGCCTCGACCAGCAGATCGTCGGCGTCTTCGGCGAGACCAAGACCGCCGACGGCAAGGCGGACCCGACGGCCGGCGACCTGAAGGTCGACAAGGTCGAGATCCTCGGCAACGTCTGGGGCGAGTTCAGCGTCGAGAAGTACGCGGCCCTGCGCCCCGAGCTGTTGGTGACGCACATGTACGACCCGGACTCGCTCTGGTACGTGCCGGACGAGAGCAAGGACAAGATCCTGCAGCTCGCCCCGAGCGTCGCGATCACCACCGCCCGCGTCCCGATGACCAAGCCGATCGAGCGGTACGCCGCGCTCGCCGAGTCGCTCGGCGCGGACCTGAAGGCGCAGAAGGTCGCCGACGCCAAGGCCCGCTTCGAGAAGGCCGCCGAGGAGCTGCGGCAGGCCGCCAAGGCAAGCGGCGGTATCAAGGTGATGGCCTGTTCGGGCAGCGCCGACGTGTTCTACGTGTCCAACCCGAAGGTCTCCACCGACCTGATGTACTTCGCCGAGCTCGGCGTCGACATCGTGGTGCCGACCAAGCTGGAGGCCGGCGACTACTTCGAGGCGCTCAGCTGGGAGAACGCGGGCAAGTTCCCCGCCGACCTGCTCCTGCTGGACAACCGCTCGACCGCGCTGCAGCCCAAGGACCTGGGCGCCAAGCCGGCCTGGGGCCGGCTGCCCGCCGTCAAGGCCGGTCAGGTCGTCGGCTGGGACGCCGTGCCGCGCTTCTCGTACGCGGGTGCCGCGCCGCTGCTGGAGAACCTCGCCAAGGCCATCCGCAACGCCAAGAAGGTGAGCTGA
- a CDS encoding iron complex transport system permease protein, translating into MSLTKPQQAQGGSAEPADLRRRPPGARTALRAAGLLAALLVLFAVLALSIGVGAKQLSLGEVWHGLVDSHSDSYTVVHEMRLPRTLLGLLVGTALGLAGGVMQALTRNPLADPGLLGINAGASAAVVSAGTFLGVATFDGYVWFALAGTAAVSVLVYAVGGGRGATPARLALAGSALNATLFSYVSAVMLLDTGALEKMRFWTVGSLAGAQHGTVLKVLPFIAVGLVLALALARPLNVMALGDDSARALGARPALIRAAAITAVTLLCGAATAACGPIVFVGLMVPHFVRALTGPDLRWLFPYCAVLAPVLLLGADVLGRVLGRPGELQVGIVTAVLGGPFFLYFAHRGKVVRA; encoded by the coding sequence GTGTCTCTCACCAAGCCGCAACAGGCCCAAGGGGGTTCGGCCGAACCCGCCGACCTCCGACGACGCCCGCCCGGCGCCCGCACCGCGCTGCGCGCCGCCGGACTCCTCGCCGCCCTGCTCGTCCTGTTCGCCGTCCTCGCCCTCAGCATCGGCGTCGGCGCCAAGCAGCTCTCCCTCGGCGAGGTCTGGCACGGCCTCGTCGACAGCCACTCCGACTCCTACACCGTCGTCCACGAGATGCGACTGCCCCGCACCCTGCTCGGCCTCCTCGTCGGCACCGCCCTCGGCCTCGCCGGCGGCGTCATGCAGGCCCTGACCCGCAATCCGCTCGCCGACCCCGGCCTGCTCGGCATCAACGCCGGCGCCTCCGCCGCCGTCGTCTCCGCCGGCACCTTCCTCGGCGTCGCCACCTTCGACGGCTACGTCTGGTTCGCCCTCGCCGGCACCGCCGCCGTGTCCGTCCTCGTCTACGCCGTCGGGGGCGGCCGCGGCGCCACCCCCGCCCGGCTCGCCCTCGCCGGATCCGCCCTCAACGCCACCCTCTTCAGCTACGTCAGCGCCGTCATGCTGCTCGACACCGGCGCCCTGGAGAAGATGCGCTTCTGGACGGTCGGCTCGCTCGCCGGCGCCCAGCACGGCACCGTGCTCAAGGTGCTGCCCTTCATCGCCGTCGGCCTGGTGCTCGCCCTCGCCCTCGCCCGGCCGCTCAACGTCATGGCGCTCGGCGACGACTCCGCCCGCGCCCTCGGCGCCCGGCCCGCACTGATCCGCGCCGCCGCCATCACCGCCGTCACCCTGCTCTGCGGCGCCGCCACCGCCGCCTGCGGGCCGATCGTCTTCGTCGGCCTGATGGTGCCGCACTTCGTCCGCGCCCTCACCGGCCCCGACCTGCGCTGGCTCTTCCCCTACTGCGCCGTCCTCGCGCCCGTGCTGCTTCTCGGCGCCGACGTCCTCGGCCGCGTCCTCGGCCGCCCCGGCGAACTGCAGGTCGGCATCGTCACCGCCGTGCTCGGCGGCCCCTTCTTCCTGTACTTCGCACACCGCGGAAAGGTGGTCCGGGCATGA
- a CDS encoding iron complex transport system permease protein, giving the protein MSTLRIGAAVSVRYRPRPLLVGTAALLIALAVGVLALGSGDYPMSPADVLRTLTGGGSPAEDFIVNELRLPRVVTALLVGAALALAGALFQSLVRNPLGSPDILGFTQGAGAGALLVVLAGGSSLALAGGAIAGGIATGAAIYALAWRQGLHGSRLVLVGIGTAAVLTGVNGYLLTRTQLMDAARAMLWLTGSLDGRGWRDAVPLLIALAVIGPAVLLGAGRALRMLEMGDDAASGLGIRVERVRLALLATAVLLASLAAAAAGPVNFVALTAPQLARRLTRAPGPNLLAAMCTGAALLVTADFIAQRALTGHQLPVGVVTGVLGGGYLVWLLATERRAGRM; this is encoded by the coding sequence ATGAGCACCCTCCGAATCGGCGCCGCGGTCTCCGTCCGCTACCGGCCCCGCCCCCTGCTGGTCGGCACCGCCGCCCTGCTGATCGCCCTCGCCGTCGGCGTCCTCGCCCTCGGCAGCGGCGACTACCCGATGAGCCCCGCCGACGTGCTGCGCACCCTCACCGGCGGCGGAAGCCCCGCCGAGGACTTCATCGTCAACGAGCTGCGGCTGCCCCGGGTCGTCACCGCCCTGCTGGTCGGCGCCGCCCTCGCCCTCGCCGGCGCGCTCTTCCAGTCCCTCGTCCGCAACCCGCTCGGCAGCCCCGACATCCTCGGCTTCACCCAGGGCGCCGGCGCCGGCGCCCTGCTCGTCGTCCTCGCCGGCGGCAGCAGCCTCGCCCTGGCCGGCGGCGCGATCGCCGGCGGCATCGCCACCGGCGCCGCCATCTACGCCCTCGCCTGGCGGCAGGGCCTCCACGGCAGCCGACTCGTCCTCGTCGGCATCGGCACCGCCGCCGTCCTCACCGGCGTCAACGGCTACCTGCTGACCCGCACCCAGCTCATGGACGCCGCCCGCGCCATGCTCTGGCTCACCGGCAGCCTCGACGGCCGCGGCTGGCGCGACGCCGTCCCGCTGCTGATCGCCCTCGCGGTCATCGGCCCCGCCGTGCTCCTGGGCGCCGGCCGCGCCCTGCGGATGCTGGAGATGGGCGACGACGCCGCCAGCGGCCTCGGCATCCGGGTCGAACGCGTCCGGCTCGCCCTGCTCGCCACCGCCGTCCTGCTCGCCTCGCTCGCCGCGGCCGCCGCCGGCCCGGTCAACTTCGTCGCGCTCACCGCACCGCAGCTGGCCAGGCGGCTCACCCGCGCCCCCGGCCCCAACCTGCTCGCCGCGATGTGCACCGGCGCCGCCCTGCTCGTCACCGCCGACTTCATCGCCCAGCGCGCCCTCACCGGCCACCAGCTGCCGGTCGGCGTGGTCACCGGCGTCCTCGGCGGCGGCTACCTGGTCTGGCTCCTCGCCACCGAGCGCAGGGCGGGCCGGATGTGA
- a CDS encoding iron complex transport system ATP-binding protein has product METGGPRLAGAELTLAYEKRTIAEGLSVTIPDRSFTVVVGPNACGKSTLLRALSRTLKPSAGSVLLDGQDITGIPARKVARTLGLLPQSSVAPDGITAAELVARGRYPHQGLLRQWSPEDERVVAESMAATGVDTLADRLVDELSGGQRQRVWIAMALAQETPLLLLDEPTTYLDIAHQIEVLDLCARLHEEQGRTLVAVLHDLNHAARYATHLIAMRDGKVVASGPPAEIVTAELVEQVFRLPCRVIDDPETGTPLVVPAARRGAVHHEGNRA; this is encoded by the coding sequence ATGGAAACCGGCGGACCGCGCCTCGCCGGCGCCGAGCTGACCCTCGCCTACGAGAAGCGCACCATCGCCGAAGGGCTGAGCGTCACCATCCCCGACCGGTCGTTCACCGTCGTCGTCGGCCCCAACGCCTGCGGCAAGTCCACCCTGCTGCGCGCCCTCTCCCGCACCCTCAAGCCCTCCGCCGGCTCCGTGCTGCTCGACGGCCAGGACATCACCGGCATCCCGGCCCGCAAGGTCGCCCGCACCCTCGGCCTGCTCCCGCAGTCCTCCGTCGCCCCCGACGGCATCACCGCCGCCGAACTCGTCGCCCGCGGCCGCTACCCCCACCAGGGCCTGCTCCGCCAGTGGTCCCCCGAGGACGAGCGGGTGGTCGCCGAATCGATGGCCGCCACCGGCGTCGACACGCTCGCCGACCGGCTCGTCGACGAACTCTCCGGCGGCCAGCGCCAACGCGTCTGGATCGCCATGGCACTCGCCCAGGAGACCCCGCTGCTCCTGCTCGACGAACCCACCACCTACCTCGACATCGCCCACCAGATCGAGGTCCTCGACCTCTGCGCCCGGCTCCACGAGGAGCAGGGCCGCACCCTCGTCGCCGTCCTGCACGACCTCAACCACGCCGCCCGCTACGCCACCCACCTCATCGCCATGCGCGACGGAAAGGTGGTCGCCTCCGGGCCGCCCGCCGAGATCGTCACCGCCGAACTCGTCGAACAGGTCTTCCGGCTGCCCTGCCGCGTCATCGACGACCCGGAGACCGGCACCCCGCTGGTCGTCCCCGCCGCCCGGCGCGGGGCCGTCCACCACGAAGGGAACCGGGCATGA
- a CDS encoding penicillin amidase: MTARTYRDAHGIPHLRADDPLELAHLQGRNAAADRAWQIEVERHRAHGTSAGFLGADALGWDVFARQARLADTARRCYDALAPETAEWVRAYVDGVNTGLAETGHRAPEFATAGTTPGHWEPWTPLAVWLSHHILFAGFPTKLWRDRVARALGEEHTELFATDGPGTSGSNGWLIAGERTASGAPLIAGDPHRFIEDPGIYQQIRLACPEYDVIGLAVPGVPGIGHFGHTGGVAWAITNAMADYQDLYRERLRRTDGPDGPRVEALGPDGWQPATAHRETVEVAGADPVEIEIVETDRGPVIVGGTDGDAETLSLRHPPRADAELGFDALPALLRARTVADVDRAFDRWVEPVNVVQAADTDGGLLHRVAGAVPLRPRANSLRPVPAWDAEHTWRGRRPMPRAEVHGAAVMANQRGLAAPLGVEFAPPHRADRIADLLAAPVSWTPADMAVVHMDTHVASAAPLLDLLAGLDGLSQAAEKLRDRLLAWDRRMAADSVDAARYAALRSAVVRRFAAEPALAGLAGPSPYPELFLPWLALLPRVAFALETLLTDDRLPGVDRAELVRAAVEETAGADSGETWGATHRLAPWRALPGADGGPDEDWPGLGGDHDCVLSTSSVPGFTDRSARGSAARYVWDLADRDDSRWVVPFGASGLPGHPHRRDQLPLWLSGGLVPVTTDWTRLTEEP, from the coding sequence ATGACCGCACGCACCTACCGCGACGCCCACGGCATCCCGCACCTGCGCGCCGACGACCCGCTCGAACTCGCCCACCTCCAGGGCCGCAACGCCGCCGCCGACCGCGCCTGGCAGATCGAGGTCGAACGGCACCGCGCCCACGGCACCTCGGCCGGCTTCCTCGGCGCCGACGCCCTCGGCTGGGACGTCTTCGCCCGGCAGGCCCGGCTCGCCGACACCGCCCGCCGCTGCTACGACGCCCTCGCCCCGGAGACCGCCGAGTGGGTCCGCGCCTACGTCGACGGCGTCAACACCGGACTCGCCGAAACCGGCCACCGCGCACCCGAGTTCGCCACCGCCGGCACCACCCCCGGCCACTGGGAGCCGTGGACCCCGCTCGCCGTCTGGCTGTCCCACCACATCCTGTTCGCCGGCTTCCCCACCAAGCTCTGGCGCGACCGGGTCGCCCGCGCCCTCGGCGAGGAGCACACCGAACTCTTCGCCACCGACGGCCCCGGCACCTCCGGCAGCAACGGCTGGCTGATCGCCGGCGAGCGCACCGCGAGCGGCGCCCCCCTGATAGCCGGCGACCCGCACCGCTTCATCGAGGACCCGGGCATCTACCAGCAGATCCGGCTGGCCTGCCCCGAGTACGACGTCATCGGCCTCGCCGTCCCCGGTGTCCCCGGCATCGGCCACTTCGGCCACACCGGCGGCGTCGCCTGGGCCATCACCAACGCGATGGCCGACTACCAGGACCTCTACCGGGAACGCCTGCGCCGCACCGACGGCCCCGACGGCCCCCGCGTCGAGGCACTCGGCCCGGACGGCTGGCAGCCCGCCACCGCACACCGCGAGACCGTCGAGGTCGCCGGCGCCGACCCCGTCGAGATCGAGATCGTCGAGACCGACCGCGGCCCGGTGATCGTCGGCGGCACCGACGGCGACGCCGAGACCCTCAGCCTCCGCCACCCGCCCCGGGCCGACGCCGAACTCGGCTTCGACGCCCTGCCCGCCCTGCTGCGCGCCCGCACCGTCGCCGACGTCGACCGGGCCTTCGACCGCTGGGTCGAACCGGTCAACGTCGTCCAGGCCGCCGACACCGACGGCGGCCTGCTGCACCGCGTCGCCGGCGCCGTCCCGCTGCGCCCCCGGGCCAACAGCCTGCGGCCCGTCCCCGCCTGGGACGCCGAGCACACCTGGCGCGGCCGCCGCCCGATGCCGCGCGCCGAGGTGCACGGGGCCGCCGTGATGGCCAATCAGCGCGGCCTCGCCGCCCCGCTCGGCGTGGAGTTCGCCCCGCCGCACCGCGCCGACCGGATCGCCGACCTGCTCGCCGCCCCGGTCTCCTGGACACCGGCCGACATGGCGGTCGTCCACATGGACACCCACGTCGCCTCCGCCGCCCCGCTGCTCGACCTGCTGGCCGGCCTCGACGGCCTGAGCCAGGCCGCCGAGAAGCTCCGCGACCGGCTGCTCGCCTGGGACCGCCGGATGGCCGCCGACTCCGTCGACGCCGCCCGGTACGCCGCGCTGCGCTCGGCGGTCGTCCGCCGGTTCGCCGCCGAACCGGCACTCGCCGGCCTCGCCGGACCATCCCCGTACCCGGAGCTGTTCCTGCCCTGGCTCGCCCTGCTGCCGCGGGTCGCCTTCGCGCTGGAGACCCTGCTGACGGACGACCGCCTGCCCGGAGTGGACCGGGCGGAGCTGGTGCGAGCCGCCGTGGAGGAGACGGCCGGGGCGGACAGCGGCGAGACCTGGGGTGCCACGCACCGCCTGGCACCCTGGCGGGCCCTGCCCGGCGCGGACGGCGGACCCGACGAGGACTGGCCGGGGCTGGGCGGCGACCACGACTGCGTGCTCTCCACCTCCAGCGTCCCCGGCTTCACCGACCGCAGCGCCCGCGGCTCGGCCGCCCGGTACGTCTGGGACCTCGCCGACCGCGACGACAGCCGCTGGGTGGTGCCGTTCGGCGCCTCCGGGCTGCCCGGCCACCCGCACCGCCGCGACCAGCTGCCGCTCTGGCTGAGCGGCGGGCTCGTTCCCGTCACCACCGACTGGACCCGCCTCACCGAGGAGCCGTGA
- a CDS encoding RimJ/RimL family protein N-acetyltransferase — translation MTADTPARAALPAGRPALYEEKLPASGAVRIVELDPEADADLVHRWVTEPRARYWGMLDADREQVRETYGFVDSLSTHHAFLALRDGRPAALFQSYEPEHDPVGECYQVRPGDHGMHLLIGPADGPPQHGVSRALVGVFVRFLLADPGRRRIVAEPDARNDRAIALLRRCGFDLGPEIDKPEKRARLVFLTRESAERC, via the coding sequence ATGACCGCCGACACCCCCGCCCGGGCCGCCCTGCCCGCGGGCCGCCCGGCGCTGTACGAGGAGAAGCTGCCCGCCTCAGGAGCCGTCCGGATCGTCGAGCTCGACCCGGAGGCCGACGCCGACCTCGTCCACCGCTGGGTCACCGAGCCGCGGGCCCGCTACTGGGGCATGCTCGACGCCGACCGCGAACAGGTCCGGGAGACCTACGGGTTCGTCGACTCGCTGAGCACCCACCACGCCTTCCTGGCGCTCCGCGACGGCCGGCCTGCCGCGCTCTTCCAGAGCTACGAGCCCGAGCACGACCCGGTCGGCGAGTGCTACCAGGTACGGCCCGGCGACCACGGGATGCACCTGTTGATCGGCCCCGCCGACGGGCCCCCGCAGCACGGCGTCAGCCGGGCCCTGGTCGGCGTGTTCGTCCGCTTCCTGCTCGCCGACCCGGGCCGCCGCCGGATCGTCGCCGAGCCGGACGCCCGCAACGACCGGGCGATCGCGCTGCTGCGGCGCTGCGGCTTCGACCTCGGCCCGGAGATCGACAAACCGGAGAAGCGGGCCCGACTGGTCTTCCTCACCCGGGAATCCGCCGAACGGTGCTGA
- a CDS encoding NADPH:quinone reductase-like Zn-dependent oxidoreductase (manually curated) produces the protein MRAITRKSFGTPDVLVPTETDRPVPLAGDVLVRAHAASVNPVDAYVRAGALPLLGGPPFVLGWDVSGVVEEAVPGVTRFEVGDEVFGMPLFPRPAGAYAEYVAAPSRHFVRKPAGLDHVRAAALPLAGLTTWQALIDTAGLREGQRVLVHGAGGGVGHLAVQIAKARGAEVLATASAAKHDFVRSLGADHVIDYAAGDFAAGLSGIDVVLDGIGGGYGQRSLPVLAEDGLLITLVERGSAELAAAAAAAGRRFTGLTVEPDHVGLAALAELADQGRLRPHVQHVLPLEEAARAHELIESRGTRGKIALTV, from the exons TTGCGCGCCATCACCCGGAAGTCCTTCGGCACCCCCGACGTCCTCGTCCCGACCGAGACCGACCGCCCCGTCCCGCTCGCCGGCGACGTGCTCGTCCGGGCA CACGCGGCCTCGGTCAACCCGGTCGACGCCTATGTCCGGGCCGGTGCGCTGCCGCTGCTCGGCGGGCCCCCGTTCGTCCTCGGCTGGGACGTCTCGGGCGTCGTCGAGGAGGCCGTCCCGGGCGTCACCCGGTTCGAGGTCGGCGACGAGGTGTTCGGCATGCCGCTGTTCCCGCGGCCGGCCGGCGCCTACGCCGAGTACGTGGCCGCGCCCTCGCGGCACTTCGTCCGCAAGCCGGCCGGCCTCGACCACGTGCGGGCCGCCGCCCTGCCGCTGGCCGGCCTCACCACCTGGCAGGCGCTGATCGACACGGCCGGGCTGCGGGAGGGGCAGCGGGTGCTGGTCCACGGCGCGGGCGGCGGCGTCGGCCACCTCGCGGTGCAGATCGCCAAGGCCCGCGGCGCGGAGGTGCTGGCCACGGCGAGCGCCGCCAAGCACGACTTCGTCCGCTCGCTGGGCGCCGACCACGTCATCGACTACGCGGCAGGCGACTTCGCGGCCGGGCTGAGCGGGATCGACGTCGTCCTGGACGGCATCGGCGGCGGATACGGGCAGCGCTCGCTGCCGGTGCTGGCCGAGGACGGCCTGCTGATCACCCTGGTAGAGCGGGGCAGCGCCGAGCTGGCCGCCGCGGCCGCGGCGGCTGGCCGGCGCTTCACCGGGCTGACCGTCGAGCCCGACCACGTGGGCCTGGCGGCGCTGGCCGAACTGGCCGACCAGGGCCGGCTGCGGCCCCACGTTCAGCACGTGCTGCCGCTGGAGGAGGCCGCCAGGGCGCACGAACTGATCGAGTCGCGCGGCACCCGGGGCAAGATCGCGCTGACCGTCTGA
- a CDS encoding ADP-ribose pyrophosphatase YjhB (NUDIX family) produces the protein MSDSPLLQTREEWLASLPRVYAAAGCLITDPQGRVLIVKAGYREHWQFVGGTVDLGENPQQCASRELREETGIEKQAGDLLAVAWTNPSGELDHPACHFLFDLGTLPADTPITLPAGELDDHRWAEVDEALDLLGPARSLRLSAGLAARADGRTRIVTSPVSGF, from the coding sequence ATGTCCGACAGCCCCCTGCTGCAGACCCGCGAGGAGTGGCTCGCCTCGCTGCCCCGGGTGTACGCCGCCGCCGGCTGCCTGATCACCGACCCGCAGGGCCGGGTGCTGATCGTCAAGGCCGGCTACCGCGAACACTGGCAGTTCGTCGGCGGCACCGTCGACCTCGGCGAGAACCCGCAGCAGTGCGCCTCCCGCGAACTGCGCGAGGAGACCGGCATCGAGAAGCAGGCCGGCGACCTGCTGGCCGTCGCCTGGACCAACCCCTCCGGCGAACTCGACCACCCCGCCTGCCACTTCCTCTTCGACCTGGGGACCCTCCCGGCCGACACCCCGATCACGCTGCCCGCCGGCGAACTCGACGACCACCGCTGGGCCGAGGTCGACGAGGCACTCGACCTGCTCGGCCCGGCCCGCTCGCTGCGCCTGAGCGCCGGCCTCGCCGCCCGCGCCGACGGCCGCACCCGGATCGTCACCAGCCCGGTCAGCGGCTTCTGA